A portion of the Roseovarius sp. SCSIO 43702 genome contains these proteins:
- a CDS encoding DUF1289 domain-containing protein, whose translation MTDAPVWTRDEIESPCVRICVVHPEARICTGCLRTLDEIRDWSRMTPQTRAEIMSDLPSRAPMLRKRRGGRAAKLARGT comes from the coding sequence ATGACCGACGCGCCAGTCTGGACCCGCGACGAGATCGAAAGCCCCTGCGTGCGCATCTGCGTCGTCCATCCAGAAGCGCGCATCTGCACCGGCTGCCTGCGCACCCTCGACGAGATCCGCGACTGGTCCCGCATGACGCCTCAGACCCGGGCCGAGATCATGTCCGACCTGCCCTCTCGCGCGCCCATGCTGCGCAAGCGGCGGGGTGGGCGCGCCGCGAAACTGGCGCGCGGAACCTGA
- a CDS encoding sulfite exporter TauE/SafE family protein translates to MPETALLLQMLVLLMVIGAFAGVLAGLLGVGGGIVLVPAFYYTFQTLGYDGAQLMQMCLATSLATIIVTSIRSVLSHHRKGAVDWDILRAWAPGIVLGAVGGMLVAAGLRSNTLTAIFGILGIVVGLYMGFGRAHWQIAPQMPGGLVRAVLSPVLGFLSVLMGIGGGSFGVPLMSLYGRPIHRAVATAAGFGLLIAVPSVSGFLFLEIAPETRPPLTVGAVNLVAFGVVIAMTLLTAPLGVRLAHAMDPKPLKRVFAVFLTLIALNMLRKAAGW, encoded by the coding sequence ATGCCCGAGACCGCTTTGCTGTTGCAGATGCTTGTGCTTTTGATGGTGATTGGCGCCTTTGCCGGCGTGCTGGCGGGGCTTCTGGGGGTGGGCGGCGGGATCGTCCTTGTCCCGGCCTTCTACTACACCTTCCAGACCCTCGGCTATGACGGGGCGCAGCTCATGCAGATGTGCCTTGCCACGTCGCTCGCCACGATCATCGTGACCTCGATCCGGTCGGTCCTCAGCCATCACCGCAAGGGCGCGGTCGACTGGGACATCCTGCGCGCCTGGGCGCCGGGAATCGTGCTGGGCGCGGTTGGCGGCATGCTCGTGGCCGCGGGGCTCCGCTCGAACACGCTGACCGCGATTTTCGGAATCCTGGGCATTGTGGTGGGCCTCTACATGGGGTTCGGCCGCGCCCATTGGCAGATCGCGCCCCAGATGCCGGGGGGCCTCGTTCGTGCCGTGCTGTCGCCGGTTTTGGGCTTCCTGTCAGTGCTGATGGGGATCGGCGGGGGCAGTTTCGGCGTGCCGCTGATGAGCCTCTACGGCCGGCCCATCCACCGCGCGGTGGCGACGGCGGCTGGGTTCGGCCTTCTGATCGCGGTGCCCTCGGTGTCGGGGTTCCTGTTTCTCGAGATCGCGCCCGAGACGCGGCCGCCGCTGACGGTCGGGGCGGTGAACCTCGTGGCGTTCGGGGTGGTGATCGCGATGACGCTGCTCACGGCGCCGCTGGGCGTGCGGCTCGCGCATGCGATGGACCCGAAGCCGCTCAAGCGTGTCTTCGCGGTCTTTCTCACGCTCATCGCGCTCAACATGCTGCGCAAGGCGGCGGGATGGTAG
- the ruvX gene encoding Holliday junction resolvase RuvX, translating to MIHDDITDFAAAMPAMGTLLGLDLGTQTIGVAVSDTFRAVASPLETIRRRKFGLDADRLLDLATARAATGLVLGLPRNMDGSEGPRCQSTRAFARNLSARTDLPITFWDERLSTVAAERALLEADTSRKRRAEVIDHVAAAYILQGALDRMRHLRTAP from the coding sequence ATGATCCACGACGACATCACGGACTTCGCCGCGGCCATGCCGGCCATGGGAACGCTCCTCGGTCTCGATCTCGGCACGCAAACAATCGGCGTGGCCGTCTCCGACACATTCCGCGCGGTGGCCAGCCCGCTCGAGACGATCAGGCGGCGCAAGTTCGGGCTCGATGCCGACCGCCTTCTGGACCTCGCCACCGCCCGGGCGGCGACCGGCCTCGTCCTCGGCCTGCCGCGCAACATGGACGGAAGCGAGGGACCGCGCTGCCAATCGACCCGCGCTTTCGCGCGCAACCTCTCGGCACGCACCGACCTGCCGATCACCTTCTGGGATGAACGCCTTTCGACCGTCGCCGCCGAACGCGCGCTTCTCGAGGCGGATACGTCACGAAAACGTCGCGCAGAGGTCATAGATCACGTCGCCGCCGCCTATATCCTGCAAGGGGCGCTCGACCGTATGCGCCATCTGAGGACCGCACCATGA
- the dusA gene encoding tRNA dihydrouridine(20/20a) synthase DusA encodes MNGEAVKRGGSEVQRAARLSVAPMMDWTDRHCRFLHRQLSRHALLYTEMVTAPALVRGGALHLLDHAPEEHPVALQLGGSDPDELAQAARMGAEAGYGEINLNVGCPSDRVQSGTFGAVLMKEPGLVAECCAAMREAVHVEVTVKCRIGVDDQDPEEVLPEFLARVSAAGVRRFAIHARKAWLQGLSPKENRYIPPLDYDLVRRMRAVFPGLHLSVNGGISTLDATLAFLEEGFDGVMLGRAAYHQPADILCAVDRRVFGERGPDTTPEDAALAMLPYIETHLARGGRLHQVTRHMLGLFAGRPGARAWRRMLSEGAARPGAGPELVRAALAEVAPEHAA; translated from the coding sequence ATGAACGGAGAGGCAGTAAAACGAGGAGGTTCGGAGGTTCAGCGCGCCGCGCGCCTGTCGGTGGCACCCATGATGGACTGGACGGATCGGCACTGCCGCTTCCTGCACCGGCAGTTGAGCCGGCACGCGCTGCTTTACACGGAGATGGTGACGGCGCCGGCGTTGGTGCGGGGCGGCGCGCTGCATCTTCTCGATCACGCGCCGGAGGAGCATCCCGTGGCTTTGCAACTGGGCGGGTCGGACCCCGACGAGCTTGCGCAAGCCGCGCGGATGGGGGCCGAGGCGGGGTATGGCGAGATCAACCTCAACGTGGGCTGTCCCAGCGACAGGGTGCAGTCGGGCACGTTCGGCGCGGTGCTGATGAAGGAGCCGGGCCTGGTGGCCGAATGCTGTGCCGCGATGCGTGAGGCGGTGCATGTGGAGGTCACGGTCAAGTGCCGCATAGGGGTGGATGATCAGGACCCCGAGGAGGTGCTGCCCGAGTTCCTCGCGCGGGTGAGTGCGGCAGGGGTGCGCCGCTTCGCCATTCATGCGCGCAAGGCGTGGCTCCAGGGGCTGAGCCCGAAGGAGAACCGCTATATTCCGCCGCTCGACTACGATCTCGTCCGCCGGATGCGGGCGGTCTTTCCCGGGCTGCATCTGTCGGTCAACGGCGGCATCTCCACGCTCGACGCGACGCTCGCATTTCTCGAGGAGGGGTTCGACGGTGTGATGCTGGGCCGCGCGGCGTATCATCAACCCGCCGATATCCTCTGTGCCGTCGACCGGCGCGTCTTCGGCGAGCGCGGACCGGACACGACGCCCGAGGACGCGGCGCTTGCCATGTTGCCCTATATCGAGACGCATCTGGCCAGGGGCGGGCGGCTTCACCAGGTGACGCGGCACATGCTGGGCCTTTTCGCCGGACGCCCCGGTGCGCGGGCATGGCGGAGGATGCTGTCGGAGGGCGCGGCACGACCGGGGGCCGGACCCGAGTTGGTGCGGGCGGCATTGGCCGAAGTGGCGCCCGAGCACGCCGCCTGA
- the ccmI gene encoding c-type cytochrome biogenesis protein CcmI has product MLFWIVITALAVGAALVLARGLIAGRIGSEPPAAYDLKVYRDQLRDLDRDLARGVVSAEEGARLRTEISRRILAADAALTKQNKAKSTTRPGGRIAAAGLVVLLVAGSLLLYLQLGAPGYRDLPLSARLAASEAARTNLPAQADLMEGGADPTAPAPEVSSDFLALMEQLRTAVEKKPDDLRGLTLLARNEARLGNTRAALAAQRRIVEIKGDDATAADHALLADLLISSAGGTVSREAEAALRAALERDPTQPEARYYLGYLFLQIDRPDSALRTWDALLRDSPPNAPWVPAILETIPEVAARAGQPRYTPPETSALPGPDADALEAARGMTGPERAEFIGAMVEQLSNRLATEGGSPDEWARLITAHGVLGNTEQARAIYDEALERFDGNTEALAALRAAADRAGVAE; this is encoded by the coding sequence ATGCTCTTCTGGATCGTCATTACTGCCCTGGCAGTTGGTGCTGCCCTCGTTCTCGCGCGGGGCCTGATCGCCGGCCGCATCGGGTCCGAGCCGCCCGCGGCCTATGATCTCAAGGTCTATCGCGACCAGTTGCGCGACCTCGACCGGGATCTCGCACGCGGCGTCGTCAGCGCCGAGGAGGGTGCGCGCCTGCGCACCGAGATCTCGCGCCGCATCCTCGCCGCCGACGCCGCGTTGACCAAGCAAAACAAGGCGAAATCGACCACGCGGCCGGGTGGCCGGATCGCCGCGGCGGGGCTTGTCGTGCTGCTCGTCGCGGGCTCGCTGCTGCTCTATCTCCAGCTCGGCGCACCGGGATATCGTGACCTGCCCCTCTCCGCGCGACTGGCCGCGTCCGAGGCTGCCCGTACCAACCTTCCCGCGCAGGCCGACCTGATGGAAGGCGGCGCGGATCCCACCGCTCCCGCCCCCGAAGTGTCCTCCGATTTTCTCGCCCTCATGGAGCAGCTTCGCACGGCGGTCGAGAAAAAACCCGATGATCTACGGGGGCTTACCCTCCTCGCCCGGAACGAAGCCCGGCTCGGCAACACCCGCGCCGCGCTCGCCGCGCAACGCCGCATCGTCGAGATCAAGGGCGACGACGCCACCGCCGCCGACCACGCCCTGCTCGCCGACCTGCTCATCTCCTCCGCCGGCGGCACCGTCTCGCGGGAGGCCGAAGCAGCCCTGCGCGCCGCGCTCGAACGGGACCCGACGCAGCCCGAAGCGCGGTATTATCTCGGTTATCTCTTCCTCCAGATCGACCGTCCCGACTCGGCCCTGCGCACCTGGGACGCGCTCTTGCGCGACAGTCCCCCCAACGCCCCCTGGGTGCCCGCCATTCTCGAAACGATCCCCGAGGTCGCCGCCCGCGCAGGCCAGCCCCGCTATACCCCGCCCGAGACATCCGCGCTCCCCGGCCCGGATGCGGACGCTCTCGAGGCCGCGCGCGGGATGACGGGCCCCGAACGCGCCGAATTCATCGGGGCCATGGTCGAGCAACTTTCCAACCGCCTCGCGACCGAGGGCGGCTCACCGGACGAGTGGGCACGACTGATCACCGCCCATGGCGTGCTTGGAAACACCGAACAGGCGCGCGCGATATACGACGAAGCCCTTGAAAGGTTTGACGGAAATACCGAAGCGCTGGCCGCGCTTCGCGCCGCGGCGGATCGCGCGGGCGTCGCCGAATGA
- a CDS encoding L-lactate permease, translating to MAQIMNHSGQNDVLALGIAAVAPAMAFAFLSGSIGALGAFMTSSSTSSNVLFSDLQQSVAELKGLPEAGIIAAQSSGGAIGNAIAPANVVLGASTAGIAGQEGAIIRKTLPWTIVAVVLTGAATMLLVWLIP from the coding sequence ATGGCCCAGATCATGAACCATTCGGGGCAGAACGATGTGCTGGCCCTGGGCATCGCGGCGGTGGCACCGGCCATGGCCTTTGCCTTCCTGTCCGGCAGCATCGGGGCGCTGGGGGCATTCATGACCTCGAGCAGCACCTCGTCCAACGTATTGTTCTCGGATTTGCAGCAATCCGTGGCCGAGTTGAAGGGCCTGCCCGAAGCCGGTATCATCGCCGCGCAATCGTCAGGCGGCGCGATCGGCAACGCCATCGCCCCCGCCAACGTGGTGCTCGGCGCCAGCACGGCCGGCATCGCCGGGCAGGAAGGCGCGATCATTCGCAAGACCTTGCCCTGGACCATTGTAGCGGTTGTTCTGACCGGGGCGGCAACCATGCTGCTTGTGTGGCTGATACCGTGA
- a CDS encoding sarcosine oxidase subunit beta family protein — MKRYSAFAVAREALNYHMGWERAWASPEPKKKYDVIIIGAGGHGLATAYYLGKNFGITNVAILEKGWLGGGNTGRNTTIIRSNYLQDASAAIYEKSRSLYETMSQDLNYNVMFSPRGVIMLAQTEHEVRGYKRTAQANALQGVKTEFITPARVKEIVPIINLDGPRYPVLGGLWQARGGTARHDAVAWGYARACSDMGMHVIQKCEVTGIRNEGGKVKGVTTNRGDIDCDKLGIVVAGHSGDVAGMAGFRLPIESVPLQALVSEPIKPCMDCVVMANTVHGYMSQSDKGEMVIGGGTDGHNAFTQRGSFHHAEETVRALIETFPMIARLKMLRQWGGIVDVTGDRSPILSKTPVDGIFINAGWGTGGFKAIPGSGWGFAELMAKGHSPLCAEFGLDRFHQGRFIDESVAAGVAH; from the coding sequence ATGAAACGCTATTCCGCTTTTGCTGTCGCCCGCGAGGCCCTGAACTATCACATGGGATGGGAGCGGGCCTGGGCGTCGCCCGAGCCGAAGAAGAAATACGACGTGATCATCATCGGCGCGGGGGGGCATGGCCTGGCCACCGCCTATTACCTCGGCAAGAATTTCGGGATCACCAATGTCGCCATCCTCGAGAAGGGCTGGCTCGGCGGGGGTAACACGGGGCGGAACACCACGATCATCCGCTCGAACTATCTCCAGGACGCCTCGGCGGCGATCTACGAGAAATCGCGTTCGCTCTACGAGACGATGAGCCAGGATCTGAACTACAACGTGATGTTCAGCCCGCGCGGCGTCATCATGCTGGCCCAGACCGAGCACGAGGTGCGCGGCTACAAGCGGACGGCTCAGGCCAACGCGCTGCAGGGCGTCAAGACCGAATTCATCACACCCGCGCGCGTCAAGGAGATCGTGCCGATCATCAACCTCGACGGGCCGCGTTACCCGGTCCTGGGCGGGCTGTGGCAGGCGCGCGGCGGCACGGCGCGGCACGATGCGGTCGCCTGGGGCTATGCGCGGGCGTGCAGCGACATGGGGATGCATGTCATCCAGAAATGCGAAGTGACCGGCATCCGCAACGAGGGCGGCAAGGTCAAGGGCGTCACCACCAATCGCGGTGACATCGATTGCGACAAGCTCGGGATCGTCGTCGCGGGCCATTCGGGCGACGTGGCGGGCATGGCGGGCTTCCGCCTGCCGATCGAGAGCGTGCCGCTCCAGGCGCTGGTCAGCGAGCCGATCAAGCCCTGCATGGACTGCGTCGTCATGGCCAACACGGTGCATGGCTACATGAGCCAGTCGGACAAGGGCGAGATGGTCATCGGCGGCGGCACGGACGGGCACAACGCCTTCACGCAGCGCGGCAGCTTCCACCATGCCGAGGAAACGGTGCGCGCCCTGATCGAGACCTTCCCGATGATCGCGCGGCTCAAGATGCTGCGCCAATGGGGCGGCATCGTGGACGTGACCGGCGACCGCTCGCCCATCCTGTCGAAGACGCCCGTGGACGGCATCTTCATCAACGCGGGCTGGGGCACGGGCGGGTTCAAGGCGATCCCGGGATCGGGCTGGGGCTTTGCGGAGCTGATGGCCAAGGGGCATTCGCCGCTCTGCGCCGAGTTCGGCCTCGACCGGTTCCACCAGGGCCGTTTCATCGACGAAAGCGTCGCGGCGGGGGTGGCACACTGA